The Glycine max cultivar Williams 82 chromosome 3, Glycine_max_v4.0, whole genome shotgun sequence sequence TTTTCATCAAACATTTAGATTTTAGACTGTAAATAGTGATTATATAACAGTCATATTTGACGTATGTAATTTTGGAAGCCAATCATAAGTAAGGAACAAATGAACTAAATCATAGTTGGGGTCTCCCATGTTCCAAGGTGTTAAGGACCTAAATATATCAATGCTAGTTTCCTGTCACCATGACCTTAGAcattttgtataaataattaGCAATCAAATTGTGTAGGAAATCATAAACTAACCTCAGTCCTTCCTGACATACAACCAAGAGTTTACTTTCAGGGGGAAACTGGCTCTTAACAGATTGTACAAATTCAGGATTTGGCTTAGTGAATGGTAACCCATAGAACAACCCAGAAAAATTATTGTGCAGCTGCCTTTTTATAATAGTACCTACAGAAAGTGAATGTGACGACAAAGTAACAAAACCGAAGCCGAAAACATGCACACACATAAAATCTTTGGGAAGGAGAAACTCCATACCGGGATCATTGTctttgttttcaacaaaaagagGCACATGAGAACAAGATTTGATGTGAGCTCGCTCAAACTGATTTTTGTCCCGCACATCAAGAACCGTATATCCATCAGCTTCCACAAGTTCCTTAGCTTTTTCAGCGTTCACATACTTCACTTCTGCTTTTATTAATGCCATTCTTCTCCTTCCATTTCCAGGTAGTAGTTTCCCTGGCACGGCCCTTGCATTGTGAGTTTTTAATACCAACCAACATGTCCCTAAGTTGCTGAAAACACAACCTTAATTCCCTCACAACCATGTCCACATACATAGTTTTTCAAACATTAACTCAAATTTCCTTCACTATTGTTTTCACCAACATGGTTAATTTGTAAGGcagaatataaaattttaaatacctcAAGATAAAATAGAGTTACTTGTTTAAGGATATGTTATGCTTATCACTAAAAATGAAACATGAGGAGACGAGTAAGTTACCTAGAAGAGGAAAGACAGGAGGTGGAGAAAGCAGTTCCTGCCATTGTATGAGATTGTTTGACACTGTTATCTGTCCCGGTGGTGAAGTGGCCTTTCAAAGCTGAACTCACTTAAATTTAGTGGGCCATGAAATTTTGGATCAGCAATTGTGTTCTGCCACGTGGAAAATATCTATGATCCAAGACACATGTGCTTCTCTAATCTTAAGCCTTGGAATATTCTATAACTTCATCAAGGATACATACACATTATACCCTCTAATACGTACTATAACAGTTGGTAAAGGCTAACAGTAACAGCTGTGTAGCTCACTAACTACAACATCTTGTGtatatttgaagtttaatttgaaatttggttttgaaaattaaaaaagtagtaattttgtttctaaataaacTGAAGCAAATAGTTATAGTCACTGAACCATTAATTTCAGCCACAATATAAGACAAAAAAAGgtaataaactttaaatattaGGGTTGTCTATATGGGCGCGGTGCAACGTAAGTAAATATACAGGTAAGATTTTAACGACTTTAATTTCTGCTGTATAATAGAGTAAAAAAAGGTTATTGATAGTAGATCAAGGTTAAATTTTGattcattataataataaaatttattaatttttatccaaTTATTactatatagtaaaaaaataatagaaaatcaaaattaaatttctacGCATTCCCTCATATAGTATTAATAGTCCTTCGAGTTAGAATGGAGTCTCTTAAAGCatgtttaatttgaaaaaaaaaatacttcttgTTTATAaaggtttatataaaaaatcaaaaaataaaataataattaataaataaagtaaaaaaatacttttataattatttataaagagttaaaaatatttttctaaactaaACAAATTCTTTTTTGTTAAGCTTATCAGATATTTCGTGCTTAAAATCGACTCGTGATGCTAATAAGCTAAAGCTCGAAGGTGAGTGTATTGCTTTTCTATAAAAACGTTAAATTGCTATATTACCCAAATCTAACCAGTAAATTCCCTTTTCACTCTCACATTTTCCActtgttgtttaaatttataagaatattCCTACCAATatcaaaacttgaaaaaaaatttcatgaattTATTCAATAACATTTGATCATAGTATTCTTAAAAATGCCATTTTTTGAATGTAGTGATTTACCTTAAAACAAGTATCCCCTTAAAAACTAAAGACAAATAACACACAAACGACTACTTAAGACAAATGACGTCcaatagaataataatataacaaaatctTACAAATTTCATTCACTCCATCCAAGGAAGAACATCAACTATTGAGTAATATACGGTTATGGAGAACTTATGAAATATAGATTAACCCACAATAGCACATTTATTGGAATTTAACCAGTTCAGCACCAGCaacttaacaaaagaaaaatatggaaaGATAGCCGAGTATGTAATTCCAACTCAAAACAAACAACTGGGTCAACAAAAGAGTGATCCACTCTTTCCTATCAACTTGAAATGTCTTCGATCTTAAAAGTGCATACATTAACAATTATGCATCAGTACTGGGTCTTTTCTTTGTGGTGTAAGCCGCATACTCCTTCCCAGCATCATGTTTTAATGTCTGATCACCGAAATCAAGGAATGCAGATGTGAATGCCAATGCTGATCCAGCAGAAAGTGCAGTTTTGATGCTCCTTCCTACAATAGAATGAACAAAACATAAAGCTTGCTAGAAAAACAGCAGATCCAGGGTACTTATTTTGGATTATAAAGTTAGTAATCCTGGTTTTCGTAATTAATCAGATCCAGAAAGGTAACTTAGCATACTTCTTAAGAAGGTTATAAAGGAAGGGTTGAGCATCATCCTCAGGAACCATGTTTAAATTAGACACATTGCAACTGACAACAAGCAAAAATGCAAAAGGTTGCAAATCATGGAGTATTCCATGTACAAAATGTCAAAATGGTCAACCAGGACCAAAATTAAAACGATCCCCTGTATAGGCAGACAAATGGAGAGACTCGTAAGAAACTTAAAGCTTGCACTATAAGTCAATAATGATGATAAGAAACTAACAAATATTTAGAGTATGCTTGGGAGTTAGCTAGGAGGGTTTTGAAGTGAAAGGAAAGGAAGGATAAATCTTTCATCTCAAGTAAATATTTTCTGATTTAAGAAATTTCTAGAATGAGAGGAACAAAATAATAGATTCTAACAAAACGTTCCAATCAccctttattcatttttatgcGTTATAAAACTTCAAGAATGAAAGTTTAACCCTCCATTCCATTTCTGTCCAAAACCCTCTGAAAAATGGAACAAATAATCCAACACAAGTAATAAAGAAGTCAGAACTTGAAGTAAAGGATTTCCACAAAAAATCTCAATACCAATAACAGAAACTTGAACGTATCCTTTTTGCAGCAAGTAAATGGGACagtaactataaaaaaaattagttacattatagaattattaatattttaatacacAGTCAGTAGCCAAGAAGAAACGGCAAGTGGTAGTTAGAACCATCTATTACCAAGATTGTTCCTTCTGAAAATTTCAGACACACATTGTTTAACTAAAACATTCACCGAGTGAGCTAAATCCAATGTGATGCACTTACACAATATGGTGCTGCTTTGCACCAATAACTGAAGAAACCAGCAACAGTGTATACAGAAACACAGAAAAAGCAGAAAATTTTAGGGGGAGTTTATCCATGAatgcataataataatataaataaagtacTTCTTAAAACTTAtagcaagaaaaaaatgattttcaatatTTGAATACAGCAACAACAACCAAGCCTTTTTCCTACTGGGTGGGATTGGCTATATAGATTAAATGACTCCATGATGTTCCATCATAAATTATATCTATAGACAAATTACTGCCCCTAAGTCCTTCTTAATTGATTCACCTATAGTTTTTCTAGGTATACCTTTGCCTCTAGCAACTAGACTACCCTCCATCTGATCTACTCTTCTTATCAGGGTGTATACAGGTCTTCTCCAGTCCAAACATGCTTAGACAACCTAAGGCAAGATTCTACCATCTTTACTACAATATGTGTGACCCCAACCTTTTGTCCGAAGCACTCATTCCTAATTCTATTTTGTCTAAAATGTTCACTTACCTAAAGTAACATTTTCAGCTCTACTACATTGATTTTATTCTCTTGTCGGCTTTTTCCTGCCCTACACAACATTAAGCTCCTACTATAACATGGGGGTATATATTATTCCTAAAGCTTTGGTTTTTAACCATGTCGAATGGCTTTGTTTCATCCATTTAGCCAacctcacctagtgggataaggctttgttgtttTTGTATAACATGGGGGTAAAATGCAAAGTGAATCTGCAACCTATAGCATGGGTTACAACTTATAACCTCCTAGTTCTTACAGaattccatttcatgctccCATAAAACATTATGCTACCACCAACCAATGAACCATGCACAATAGAATGAAAGCAATCCGGAAGGTATAATTCATAGCTTCTTTTGTGGGACAATAAACCTCCCAATATAAGGATCCCTGAGTGACAGTGAAAAAGCACAAACCAACAAAAGAACAAGCTTTCTGTGACAACCTAAAAATGACATAAGACTGGCATAAGGGATATTGAAGAAAGGGTTGGCCACAGATACCTGTCCCTCCATAAACACATAAACACACACATACAACCACAAGAAGATCAATTCTTGCAAGCCAAAGAAGAGCCAATAATAGATTGGCTTCCCTGCAAGACATCAAAAGTGCCAATGCATCTAGCACAAAGACACAATCAtgtcaaaaagaagaaaaatgttcaaaatgGACTAATTTTCAGAAAGTGGATCAAGTCCTTGTTCATGTGATGCTGCTCAATTaccatattttaattatattataggaGAAAATAGACATAGCACGTATTGAACTGTTTTCAccatcatcaacaacaaatcAGTAGCTCAATAACCGTAGCAACATTTCAGAATCcagatattaaaatttaaaaaatgcaaattcccaaacataaatatttattagaggaAAGGGCTATACCTCTGTAACCCAGAATAGTTGCACCTGCAACAAATCCGCCAACAGCTCCATTGACTAAATCCCTCTTCATCCTATAGTTCTGCACCAACTGCTCTACACCTATGTAGACTCCTCCTATGGCAGCAAAGGTCAAACCATAGTTGCCCATCATCCTGATAGTCCTAATCAGCCCTGGAAGAGCAACATTTCTCTCGACACGGGGGACATCATACCAGGTGGCAACTACAGTACCCCAGATAGTTCCAGCCACTAAACCAGTTGTTGCGCCCTTGATAGTTTTCATGAGAGATGAATCATCATCCTCCAAGTATCTACGTTCTGCTGCGTCCACCATGATTTTCTCGGCACACTAACAAAACATTAACACCACCCATTAATCATGTCAGAAGATAGAGCCACATCACAACATTGTAGACTACAACCAATTACCACtcaaacaaaacagaaaaagaaaacatttttaacCTCTCAAAACACGATCGTTTAGATAGAAAACTAGTCCAAAAACACGAGATTAAGCTTCCAAATAAAATAATGCTTTCAGAACACAGACACAACATATATGCCTCAGTGGGCTTATCGGTGATAATTTTCTAAAACACCTCATTAAACATTTTTCCATTGATAAAAAACAGAATTGCTGGAAACAGTGGTGGTACTAATAACAAGTAGAAATACGCCGAACCGATTCTGCGGTAAGACCCAATGATAACCGATCCAGAAAGAAATGAACTCCAAACCGGAAAATAACATTGGAAACATCAGAAACAGAGAGCGACGCATAGAAATATCAACAATCATAAACACGAGTATGAAAATTAACACATACATTCAGATCGAGGGCGTGTGCTACTTTAAAAGAGGAAATCAGATTGAAAACCCTAAAAAGATGTATGATGAAGGTATGAATGGGTTTAAGAGAAGAGAAATTGACGCAGAAATGCGATGTGGATGAAGAAAAGCAGAAAGGGTGAGTAATGAGAAGATAAATAGGTACCTTGAGAAATTGAGAAGAGAAAATGGGTACTCTCGTGAGTGTAAACTGTGGTGAACACCCTCGACTCACGCTGAGACTTACTTGCCTAAACTACTCATTTtgagggaattttttttatcatattttcaatttctttttttaatatactaaaataaatttctgaCAAGTAACATGACTAAATTTATTGTCATCATAATATGTCACTAATTGTATTTCAAATCAACATGATAAGATTCAGAATTTTATCtggaaatgaattttgtttgatttcatAATGGTAGAAAGGTTTTCTATCGTGAGAGTGAAAACTGTTGTTTAGTATAAAATGAGGACGTCCAGGTTTAAACTTTGAATctcatgtaaattattttaaatttttttattattaggtcAATcataatgagtattttttttttatctttgagttTCATAATAGCCTAAGATTAATCATGTGTTTCTCATGAACGATTAGAGTTAGTATGTTGATGTACGAGTTTTGCTAAGACAAAATTTCACTATAAATGTTACAGAGTAATAAGAACTCAAACGTTCAAGTTAGTAAAAGTtagagtgaaaataaaattaggatttTAGTCATAGTTGGTTGTCGTTTCTGGATTGCTTTTATATGCCTTTATAGTGAAGAGTGATGTTGATAGAATAAGATGATGCATATTTATGATCTTAAGAGTCCATGTTTTTTGTGTCATAATTCAGTGTTGCTAACAATACTTGAAAAATCTATTCCCCCCTCCTCCATCCGATTTAGAGCATATCTTATATTCTCTGGGGTctccattcttttttatttgtcttttgagtTTTCTACATACAAACCaaaaaatgcaataaattttttatctgaATAAAATAGTTTTGAGATTTCTTATTTTACTCCTTTTCATTTCtacttcacaatatatatatatatatatatatatatatatatatatatatatatatatatatatatattaaaaattaggtGAATAATAAggctataaatataattaataaattaataattaatgttatcttcaacttttaaaataataaaatataaaaacaaaaatatttcagaGATGTGACCATTAAAAAGGAATAGAGGAAGTAACTATCATTTTTACCTTAAATACatcttttcttttacatatttggttcatatatatatatatatatatgtgtgtgtgtgtgtgtttttcaaACATGTAAagctttttttattacaattatcCATTAAATTATAGCGAATAGTCAATTATGGTTTTAGTTGTACTTGATTTTCGTTGCTAGGTTGCCTTTAGTGGCTTTTCTTGTGAAGTCGATAGAATAAGatgattattatttatgatatttaagAGTCCAACAAGATGGAAAATGTCCAAGCTTCTTAAAAACAAGCGAGCAGAACAAACTAACTGGGGTTAGTTACGGTTTCCACGTGTCACTCATGTAGCAAGTCTGTACAAACGGATCAAAAACATGTTCCTCATACTTACAAGAGAAAAATGCCGTAGCAGAAATCAACCTCGAATTTCTAGCACGTTAATGTCACCCTATTGGAATTGAAAGTATGTATAGTTTTTCTCTGTCACACTCACACTGATGCTGTGCTTGTGCATCATCAGGCTGATGCATGGCTCACTGCCGGTGGAGAACCCATAAAGCATATGTTGGTCGAATGGAAAGACCTCTCAAATGGATCCACTTCAGTGCCATCTGCTACATCGCTCTTTTCAATGTTGAACTTTTGGTATAAAGCTTCAAGAGACTCCACAACTTCGGACATTGGAGGACGTAGTTGCTTTACAGGCTGCAGTCGTAAAACATAGAGACAGATTTCATGCAAGAACCAAAATGGCAACATATGCACCATTGAGTAAATTCAATTTcttaaggaatttttttatcCTACAGAGATTCATAATAACTCACATCTTGTTCAACCAACTCAGCTACACACCCTTGACATTTCTGAAAGAGTTTTATAAAGCTTAAAAGAATTATGTGTTAATATACCTGTATGCAGAGGGAGATGATATCAGCATAACGAGAAAGAGCCTTGGATGAAAATGTTCTTTCCATACGGGGATCTACCAGCTGTTCCAAACTTGCTCTGTAAGGAAGCAAGGGTGGAGCCCATTTCACCAGATATTGTTCGTCCCTTGGCCTGGCTCTGTGTTGAGACAAAATTGACAAAAGGGTCCATCATTCAATTCAACTACTACCTTTAAGCTGGGCGAGTGGTAGAAAGATAAAACGTACCCATCGAAAGGTTTTCTTCCTGTTAACAGTTCCAGAAGCAATACCCCAAAGGCAAAAACGTCTCTCTTTCTGCTGCTGGTTCCTGCTTGGCCATGATCCGGTGTAACGCAGACTATCTCTCCAATATTAATCTCATCAGCCTGTTTTCAACAATCACCAAAGCGATCAGTGAAACTATGCCTATAATGtgaatatttaagaagattgttatCAAACTTCTGATTCATTTTGCAACAgctgttttataaaatttaagcaGCTTTTAGTTACTATCGAAAAAATTATAGTACAgtttaacaagaaaaagaacACATCCACTTGTTATCAAACTTTATACTTGAATCCGTTTGGTTTAAATACAGAATGTATCCTATGAAACTTAAGCCCACCCAAAAGATAAAAGCAGCCGGTGAGGTGTGCAACATATAAATGTTACCTATCAATGAGTTATGAACTGGACGATGGCTAGAGTGCCAGACCGATGTTAGGAATAACTTCAGCAACTAGAACCTTAGCAATGCAATGAGTAATGACTAACCGGAATTTCGACTTGATTGCTGATCAGTGGTTTCAAAATAGCCAAGCAACAGTCACAAACACGAGGCATCAAATTTTCATCGAGTAGAACATTGACAGCCTTCAAGTTTCCGTGTGCCACGGGAGGGCAGAACGTTGCATGCAAATAGCTGAAACATTTGCATAAGGCTCAAGAGTTGAGACATATCATAATGACCAGAAACTTTTGCACCAGGACCCTACTTTCTTATTAACGAGTATTAAATTTGGGTGGCAACATGGAACTTACTCCAGAGCCTGAGCAACACCTAGAGCAATCCGGAGACGGTGGACCCACGGCAGAGATTTGTATGCCTCATTGTGAAGAGCATCGTTCAGAGTGAAATTTCTAACGTAATCGTAAACAAGAAGATGCTTTCCATGCTCCAAACAGTAACCATTGAGTGCTACTATGTTGGGGTGCTTCAGTCTGGAAATCGTGCCAATAATATCCAAGAACTTTACCTCTTCTCTGAAGGACATGCCCGCCATGTTTATCTTCTTCACGGCCAAAATCTTCAAcaaaaaaccaaagaaaaaagatgTCATATAACTTGAAAGCAACAGTTTGAAATCTGAAAGTGATAAAAAAGATTAGTATTTGAAAGATAGCTTGAGATTCTACTTTGCCATCTGGAAATTTAGCTCTATAAACAGGGCCAAGAGATCCCTCTCCAAGAACATTGGCTTCATTGAAGCAATTAGTAGCCAACTGAAGCTCCTCTACTGTGTAAACTTTCGTCCTTCCAGTGAATCTGCTTCTTTTGGAAAAACTTCTTCTTAATGGTTCCTCTGTATTGTTATGGTTCAGGGAAGGCAATCCCACAGGGCCCAAAAGGGATGCGGAATTAATGGGGGGGACTTGTGGACTCTGCCTCTCCTCTAGTGCGTTAGAAGTGATCCCTATTACCAGAGTGAAAAAATAAGTAAGATTAACGACGTAAGTGAATTCATACAAATTCTAAATGGAACGGTATAGTGAATACTAAATGAATTTATGTAAAGGTAGAAGTGAATTTTcaataagattaaaatttagttGTATTTTTTGTTCAAGATTTTCATAAGGGCACCTCAAGTTTGCATATAAAGTGCCTCACAATCCATATGCATTTCTGTATGAATTACCTATGGCTTCACTGATCGGATGAGAATGCAATGAGCCATGGTTGCTTTCTGAGCTTTTCGAGTTCGGGCTCTCTTCACGACATTTATTCAATCGGGTTGCAACAAAGAGCGCCACTCCGGTGGCCATCAGTGTTCCTCCACCAATCATACATGCTATTCCTCCAGGACCTATACGTTTCTTCTTGTGCTCACTTACTCTGAGAGGAGCCTCATTTACTCTGGGAAGATCCTCACTTACTCTGGGAGGAGCCTCACTTACTCTGGGAGGGGAATAATTCTTTATAGCATTTGCCTGAGTTGTGGGTGGGCTACTAGTGTTATGCTCAACTGATACAGTATCCAGAGGAAAACTCCAGGGAGGAGAGTTGTCCGCCTCATAGAATTTATTCTCGCCAATCCTAATTGAAGGTATAAAGTGTGATTATTCAGTGTTATGCGTTCATTATTTCATTTGAAACTAGAGGTGATTAACACTTGAAATAGTTTTCACTAACCATAAATTCAGTATGGATTGAAAATGCTGTGGAAGAATGCCACTAAACAGATTA is a genomic window containing:
- the LOC100500055 gene encoding rhodanese-like domain-containing protein 9, chloroplastic isoform X2 — its product is MAGTAFSTSCLSSSSNLGTCWLVLKTHNARAVPGKLLPGNGRRRMALIKAEVKYVNAEKAKELVEADGYTVLDVRDKNQFERAHIKSCSHVPLFVENKDNDPGTIIKRQLHNNFSGLFYGLPFTKPNPEFVQSVKSQFPPESKLLVVCQEGLRSAAAASKLEAAGFENIACITSGLQTVKPGTFDSVGSTELENAGKAGLVTIQGKISTVLGTILVCAYLFITFFPDQAEKLFQLVPTG
- the LOC100775254 gene encoding protein STRUBBELIG-RECEPTOR FAMILY 2, giving the protein MICILGQLPHEAQRKMISDFLSVLLNLSVFSSLLISQSLAFTHPPEVLALQDLYRTFNYPPMLKGWNGTDPCGESWTGVACSGPSVIQLRLQGLNLTGYLGSLLYNLPNLKQLDVSSNKILGEIPFGLPPNVSHMNLSHNLLHGPIGDVFTGLDNLREMDLSYNNFSGDLPFSFGSLRNLARLFLQNNRFTGSVTYLAELPLTDLNIQDNLFSGILPQHFQSILNLWIGENKFYEADNSPPWSFPLDTVSVEHNTSSPPTTQANAIKNYSPPRVSEAPPRVSEDLPRVNEAPLRVSEHKKKRIGPGGIACMIGGGTLMATGVALFVATRLNKCREESPNSKSSESNHGSLHSHPISEAIGITSNALEERQSPQVPPINSASLLGPVGLPSLNHNNTEEPLRRSFSKRSRFTGRTKVYTVEELQLATNCFNEANVLGEGSLGPVYRAKFPDGKILAVKKINMAGMSFREEVKFLDIIGTISRLKHPNIVALNGYCLEHGKHLLVYDYVRNFTLNDALHNEAYKSLPWVHRLRIALGVAQALDYLHATFCPPVAHGNLKAVNVLLDENLMPRVCDCCLAILKPLISNQVEIPADEINIGEIVCVTPDHGQAGTSSRKRDVFAFGVLLLELLTGRKPFDGARPRDEQYLVKWAPPLLPYRASLEQLVDPRMERTFSSKALSRYADIISLCIQPVKQLRPPMSEVVESLEALYQKFNIEKSDVADGTEVDPFERSFHSTNICFMGSPPAVSHASA
- the LOC100527715 gene encoding mitochondrial preprotein transporter B14.7-like, with product MVDAAERRYLEDDDSSLMKTIKGATTGLVAGTIWGTVVATWYDVPRVERNVALPGLIRTIRMMGNYGLTFAAIGGVYIGVEQLVQNYRMKRDLVNGAVGGFVAGATILGYRGRSIKTALSAGSALAFTSAFLDFGDQTLKHDAGKEYAAYTTKKRPSTDA
- the LOC100500055 gene encoding rhodanese-like domain-containing protein 9, chloroplastic isoform X1, which gives rise to MAGTAFSTSCLSSSSNLGTCWLVLKTHNARAVPGKLLPGNGRRRMALIKAEVKYVNAEKAKELVEADGYTVLDVRDKNQFERAHIKSCSHVPLFVENKDNDPGMEFLLPKDFMCVHVFGFGFVTLSSHSLSVGTIIKRQLHNNFSGLFYGLPFTKPNPEFVQSVKSQFPPESKLLVVCQEGLRSAAAASKLEAAGFENIACITSGLQTVKPGTFDSVGSTELENAGKAGLVTIQGKISTVLGTILVCAYLFITFFPDQAEKLFQLVPTG